A section of the Centroberyx gerrardi isolate f3 chromosome 8, fCenGer3.hap1.cur.20231027, whole genome shotgun sequence genome encodes:
- the tas2r200.1 gene encoding taste receptor, type 2, member 200, tandem duplicate 1 — MLGPADLKLYGTASLVLLGVLCNVFNLLATLAQQWRSGGVRTAAVIICFISLANVLLQLSTLALVASLWAGALCRPDLPPFFCGVLFLWLSSSSVSFWSVAWLSVLYCVRVLSFSSPLFGAVKRNISAVVGVTLAATVLTSCLMFTPFFYLRYRNEDMNVTENAACVVRKPQFPSWVDVEAYVVVFICYLALMPLMTMLPTSLRLVVFLCKHTWSMKKNQSGFHSADSYLLVCRLTVALVGVYVTTLLTVSLYYFHATFASGLSADVLFLGSSFYCIASAILLSNSNKNLREKLQALLCRAKQPNASSRSAEEKSGVTGTV, encoded by the coding sequence ATGCTCGGACCTGCCGACCTCAAGCTGTACGGCACGGCCTCCCTGGTGCTTCTGGGAGTTCTGTGCAACGTCTTCAACCTGCTCGCCACGCTGGCCCAGCAGTGGAGGTCCGGCGGCGTCCGGACCGCGGCCGTCATCATCTGCTTCATCTCGCTGGCCAACGTCCTGCTGCAGCTGTCCACCTTGGCCCTGGTGGCCTCGCTGTGGGCCGGGGCGCTCTGCCGGCCGGACCTGCCGCCGTTCTTCTGCGGCGTCCTGTTCCTGtggctcagcagcagctccgtcAGCTTCTGGTCCGTCGCCTGGCTGAGCGTCCTCTACTGCGTCCGGGTTCTCAGcttctcctcgcctctctttGGGGCCGTCAAGAGGAACATCTCGGCCGTCGTCGGCGTCACCCTGGCGGCGACCGTCCTGACCTCCTGCCTGATGTTCACGCCCTTCTTCTACCTCCGCTACCGGAACGAGGATATGAACGTTACGGAAAACGCCGCTTGTGTGGTCAGGAAGCCTCAGTTCCCCTCCTGGGTGGACGTCGAGGCGTACGTGGTCGTCTTCATCTGCTACCTCGCCCTGATGCCTCTGATGACGATGCTGCCCACCTCGCTGAGGCTGGTCGTCTTCCTCTGCAAGCACACCTGGTCCATGAAGAAGAACCAGAGCGGCTTCCACAGCGCAGACTCCTACCTGCTGGTGTGCAGGCTGACGGTGGCGCTGGTCGGCGTTTACGTGACCACGCTGCTCACCGTCTCCCTCTACTATTTCCACGCCACCTTCGCCTCCGGACTCAGCGCGGACGTGCTGTTTCTCGGCTCTTCCTTTTATTGCATTGCGTCCGCGATTCTCCTCAGCAACTCCAACAAGAACCTGAGAGAGAAGCTGCAGGCGCTGCTCTGCAGAGCGAAGCAGCCGAACGCATCGAGCAGAAGTGCTGAGGAGAAAAGCGGAGTGACAGGGACGGTTTGA